The Mastacembelus armatus chromosome 9, fMasArm1.2, whole genome shotgun sequence genome contains a region encoding:
- the xbp1 gene encoding LOW QUALITY PROTEIN: X-box-binding protein 1 (The sequence of the model RefSeq protein was modified relative to this genomic sequence to represent the inferred CDS: deleted 2 bases in 1 codon), with protein sequence MVVVAAGTGGTHKVLLISGKQSGSSSVSPSGFSRPISVVLPSAANQASSDSDSNTSAGPPVRKRQRLTHLSPEEKALRRKLKNRVAAQTARDRKKAKMGELEQQVLELELENQKLHIENRLLREKTNGLLTENEELRQRLGLDTLDSKENVQVLLSTGNEAGLGIGSSERSTQATCASAAGAGPAVLKSEDFSMDTNSPDATDNESDLLLGILDILDPELFLKDCEQQCQEPQVPLVGGGNPVSAPAPAALGAPPVKLEALNELIHFDHIYTKPVEEVSSGQCSDLESSADEKIDVAGFPITEVVVEEETVCIKDEPEEVVIPSCNGHSQVDDLFSADSSPAISGLDKEACLVDTYSDSGYEGPPSPFSDMSSPLCSESSWDDVFANELFPQLISV encoded by the exons ATGGTGGTGGTAGCAGCAGGGACCGGAGGCACCCACAAAGTGCTCCTCATATCGGGGAAGCAGAGCGGCTCCTCTAGCGTCTCTCCTTCAGGCTTCAGTCGGCCCATATCTGTTGTGTTACCGTCGGCGGCCAACCAGGCGTCGTCGGACTCAGACTCCAACACGTCTGCGGGGCCACCGGTACGAAAAAGACAGAGGCTCACACACTTGAGTCCGGAGGAGAAAGCGCTTCGCAG GAAACTGAAGAACAGAGTCGCAGCACAGACAGCCAGGGACAGGAAAAAGGCCAAAATGGGGGAGCTGGAACAGCAAGTGCTAGAGTTGGAGCTGGAG aatCAGAAACTTCACATTGAAAACAGGCTACTTCGGGAAAAGACGAATGGCCTACTAACTGAGAATGAGGAACTGAGACAGAGACTTGGGCTGGACACCCTTGACTCAAAAGAGAAT GTTCAGGTTCTGTTGTCCACCGGGAATGAAGCAGGTTTGGGGATCGGGTCTTCTGAG CGCAGCACTCAGGCTACGTGTGCCTCCGCAGCAGGTGCAGGCCCAGCAGTCCTTAAATCTGAAGACTTCTCAATGGATACAAATAGTCCTGACGCTACAGACAATGAG TCTGATTTGCTACTGGGCATTCTGGACATCCTTGACCCAGAGCTGTTCCTCAAAGATTGTGAACAGCAGTGCCAGGAGCCGCAGGTGCCGCTGGTCGGCGGGGGGAACCCAGTATCTGCCCCCGCACCTGCAGCTCTGGGGGCCCCACCAGTTAAGCTGGAGGCCCTTAATGAACTGATCCACTTTGATCACATCTACAccaagcctgtagaggaggTGAGCAGTGGGCAGTGCAGTGACTTGGAGAGCAGTGCAGATGAGAAGATCGATGTGGCTGGCTTCCCTATTACAGAAGTGGTGGTTGAGGAGGAGACGGTCTGCATCAAAGATGAGCCAGAGGAAGTGGTCATCCCCAGCTGTAATGGTCACAGTCAGGTGGATGACCTTTTCTCTGCAGACTCCTCCCCTGCCATCAGTGGCCTGGATAAGGAAGCATGCCTGGTGGACACCTACAGCGACTCCGGATACGAAGGGCCCCCATCCCCTTTCAGTGACATGTCCTCTCCCCTGTGTTCTGAGAGCTCATGGGATGATGTGTTTGCTAATGAACTCTTCCCCCAGCTTATCAGTGTCTGA